The Streptomyces laurentii genome contains a region encoding:
- a CDS encoding spermidine/putrescine ABC transporter periplasmic spermidine/putrescine-binding protein (Bacterial extracellular solute-binding protein; pfam13343;~KEGG: mlo:mlr4190 spermidine/putrescine ABC transporter periplasmic spermidine/putrescine-binding protein;~Spermidine/putrescine-binding periplasmic protein [Aminoacid transport andmetabolism]; COG0687;~identified by MetaGeneAnnotator; putative;~spermidine/putrescine ABC transporter periplasmic s permidine/putrescine-binding protein [Streptosporangium roseum DSM43021]), with protein sequence MRVRGTAATGLALLLLTGCGAEDTRSSGPATLDPKADITQQSLTVSIWDGYSPEDLPERVKKDLGVPLKIAHHATNEEIMAKLTGGGAAGNDSGIDVAFVSGQYAQALNAAGLLEPVHADLIPNLKNLYPEARQLAYDKGNTFSVPYTWGTTGICYRTDLVEQPPTSWNDLLKPPSALKGKVTMMTTERWLALPALKALGHSVNTTSDRELAAARTLLLDAKKDLLAYDDTTFGDRLVKGESAMAEAWDGWCPTDNPKIGFAVPKEGSDLWVDTMVVLKSSKNKEAAHALVNYILAPEIHSWAAENIRYKVPNEAAMAQLDPKVLKANAPLRMTPDELLENESVIDVGEAATKYTRLSTEVAAGS encoded by the coding sequence ATGCGCGTGAGGGGCACGGCCGCGACAGGTCTCGCCCTGTTGCTGCTCACCGGCTGCGGAGCGGAGGACACCCGGAGCAGCGGCCCGGCGACACTCGACCCGAAGGCCGACATCACCCAGCAGTCCCTCACGGTCTCCATCTGGGACGGCTACAGCCCCGAGGACCTGCCCGAGCGCGTCAAGAAGGACCTCGGCGTCCCGCTGAAGATCGCGCACCACGCCACCAACGAAGAGATCATGGCCAAGCTCACGGGGGGCGGCGCGGCAGGGAACGACAGCGGTATCGATGTCGCCTTCGTCTCCGGCCAGTACGCCCAGGCCCTGAACGCGGCCGGACTGCTCGAGCCCGTCCACGCGGACCTGATCCCGAACCTCAAGAACCTCTATCCCGAGGCCCGGCAGCTCGCCTACGACAAGGGCAACACCTTCTCCGTCCCCTACACCTGGGGGACGACCGGGATCTGCTACCGCACCGACCTCGTGGAACAGCCCCCGACCAGCTGGAACGACCTCCTCAAGCCCCCATCCGCGCTGAAGGGGAAGGTCACCATGATGACCACCGAGCGCTGGCTCGCCCTCCCGGCACTCAAGGCGCTCGGCCACTCCGTCAACACCACCAGCGACCGGGAACTCGCCGCCGCCCGCACGCTGCTCCTCGACGCCAAGAAGGACCTGCTCGCCTACGACGACACCACGTTCGGCGACAGGCTCGTCAAGGGCGAGTCGGCGATGGCGGAGGCATGGGACGGCTGGTGCCCGACCGACAACCCGAAGATCGGGTTCGCCGTCCCGAAGGAGGGCAGCGACCTCTGGGTGGACACGATGGTCGTACTGAAGTCCTCCAAGAACAAGGAGGCCGCGCACGCCCTCGTCAACTACATCCTCGCCCCGGAGATCCACAGCTGGGCAGCCGAGAACATCCGCTACAAGGTGCCCAACGAGGCCGCCATGGCACAGCTGGACCCGAAGGTGCTCAAAGCCAACGCACCACTGCGCATGACACCGGACGAGCTGCTCGAGAACGAGTCCGTCATCGATGTCGGCGAGGCGGCCACGAAGTACACCCGGCTGTCGACCGAGGTAGCCGCCGGCTCATGA
- a CDS encoding spermidine/putrescine ABC transporter permease (ABC-ATPase subunit interface;~KEGG: mlo:mlr4191 spermidine/putrescine ABC transporter permease;~Transmembrane subunit (TM) foundin Periplasmic Binding Protein (PBP)-dependent ATP-Binding Cassette (ABC) transporters which generally bind type 2 PBPs. These types of transporters consist of a PBP, two TMs, and two cytoplasmic ABC ATPase subunits, and...; cd06261;~conserved gate region;~dimer interface [polypeptide binding];~identified by MetaGeneAnnotator; putative;~putative PBP binding loops;~spermidine/putrescine ABC transporter permease [Streptosporangium roseum DSM43021]) codes for MKRWPLTATGLTYSTVFMVVPLGLVLSYAFFRRGRFGGVVHEPTTENLTRLADPLYAGVVLHSTWIAALTTVLALLIGYPTAYVIAGLTRRRQTIALIAVVLPFWTSFLIRVYAWIVLLSGPGWLNKTLGAIGLGPVEILYTDAAVVIGLLYAYLPLMILPLYASLARLDPQLREAAANLGGGPWAVFRTVTLPLTLPGVLTGCLLVFVPSFGNFVVPELLGGGRSVMVGNLIRDQFLKARDWPFGSALALALLAVLTLLLFAHAWTARRYGSR; via the coding sequence ATGAAGCGGTGGCCGCTGACCGCGACCGGCCTGACGTATTCGACCGTCTTCATGGTCGTCCCCCTGGGCCTGGTGCTGAGTTACGCGTTCTTCCGGCGTGGCCGCTTCGGTGGCGTCGTGCACGAGCCGACCACCGAGAACCTCACCCGCCTCGCCGACCCGCTCTACGCCGGCGTCGTCCTCCACTCCACCTGGATCGCCGCCCTCACCACCGTCCTCGCCCTCCTCATCGGCTATCCGACGGCGTACGTGATCGCCGGTCTCACGCGCCGTCGGCAGACGATCGCCCTGATCGCCGTCGTCCTGCCCTTCTGGACCAGCTTCCTCATCCGCGTCTACGCGTGGATCGTGCTGCTGAGCGGCCCCGGCTGGCTCAACAAGACACTGGGCGCGATCGGCCTCGGCCCGGTGGAGATCCTCTACACCGATGCGGCCGTCGTCATCGGTCTGCTGTACGCGTATCTGCCCCTGATGATCCTCCCCTTGTACGCGTCCCTAGCGCGGCTCGACCCGCAGCTGCGCGAGGCCGCCGCGAACCTGGGCGGTGGGCCGTGGGCCGTCTTCCGTACGGTGACGCTTCCCCTCACCCTCCCCGGGGTCCTCACCGGCTGCCTCCTCGTCTTCGTACCGAGCTTCGGGAACTTCGTCGTCCCCGAACTCCTCGGTGGGGGAAGGTCGGTGATGGTCGGCAACCTCATCCGCGACCAGTTCCTCAAGGCCCGCGACTGGCCTTTCGGCTCGGCGCTCGCACTCGCGCTGCTGGCCGTGCTGACGCTGCTGCTCTTCGCGCACGCGTGGACGGCGAGGAGGTACGGGAGCCGATGA
- a CDS encoding two-component system response regulator (C-terminal DNA-binding domain of LuxR-like proteins. This domain contains a helix-turn-helix motif and binds DNA. Proteins belonging to this group are response regulators; some act as transcriptional activators, others as transcriptional repressors. Many...; cd06170;~DNA binding residues [nucleotide binding];~Response regulator containing a CheY-like receiver domain and an HTH DNA-binding domain [Signal transduction mechanisms / Transcription]; COG2197;~Signal receiver domain; originally thought to be unique to bacteria (CheY, OmpR, NtrC, and PhoB), now recently identified in eukaroytes ETR1 Arabidopsis thaliana; this domain receives the signal from the sensor partner in a two-component systems; cd00156;~dimerization interface [polypeptide binding];~identified by MetaGeneAnnotator; putative;~intermolecular recognition site;~phosphorylation site [posttranslational modification];~two-component system response regulator [Amycolatopsis mediterranei U32]), whose product MNRPVRVLIADDQALLRTGFRLLIDSVPDLTVAGEAVSGDQAVELALRLRPDVVLMDIRMPGMDGLEATRRICADPDAVGTRVLVLTTFDLDEYVYAALRGGASGFLLKDILPADLLTALRVVASGDALLAPAVTRRLIREFAGRHEPRPRLACELAGVTPREREVLRLVARGLPNPVIAEHLGLSVATVKTHVRRLLAKLHAHDRAQLVVIAYETGLVTAGGNLPPTG is encoded by the coding sequence GTGAACCGGCCGGTCCGGGTTCTCATCGCCGACGACCAGGCGCTGTTGCGAACGGGCTTCCGCCTGCTCATCGACAGTGTGCCGGACCTCACCGTCGCGGGCGAGGCCGTCAGCGGCGACCAGGCCGTCGAACTCGCGCTGCGGCTACGGCCCGACGTCGTGCTGATGGACATCCGGATGCCGGGCATGGACGGTCTGGAGGCCACCCGGCGCATCTGCGCGGACCCGGACGCCGTCGGCACCCGTGTGCTGGTCCTCACCACGTTCGACCTGGACGAGTACGTGTACGCGGCACTCCGCGGCGGAGCCAGCGGATTCCTCCTGAAGGACATCCTCCCCGCCGATCTGCTGACGGCCTTGCGGGTGGTCGCCTCCGGCGACGCCCTGCTCGCGCCCGCGGTCACCCGCCGTCTGATCCGCGAGTTCGCCGGACGCCACGAGCCGCGGCCGCGACTCGCCTGTGAGCTGGCGGGCGTGACTCCACGGGAACGGGAAGTTCTCCGCCTGGTGGCCCGGGGCCTGCCCAACCCCGTGATCGCCGAGCATCTGGGGCTGAGCGTCGCGACCGTCAAGACGCATGTGCGGCGGCTGCTGGCCAAGCTTCACGCCCACGACCGGGCCCAACTGGTCGTCATCGCCTACGAGACGGGCCTGGTCACCGCGGGCGGGAACCTCCCGCCCACCGGCTGA
- a CDS encoding spermidine/putrescine ABC transporter permease (ABC-ATPase subunit interface;~ABC-type spermidine/putrescine transport system, permeasecomponent II [Aminoacid transport and metabolism]; COG1177;~KEGG: mlo:mlr4192 spermidine/putrescine ABC transporter permease;~Transmembrane subunit (TM) foundin Periplasmic Binding Protein (PBP)-dependent ATP-Binding Cassette (ABC) transporters which generally bind type 2 PBPs. These types of transporters consist of a PBP, two TMs, and two cytoplasmic ABC ATPase subunits, and...; cd06261;~identified by MetaGeneAnnotator; putative;~spermidine/putrescine ABC transporter permease [Streptosporangium roseum DSM43021]), with translation MTPTRNRLSTRLPFWLTYVFLYAPVVVLVAMSFNAGGSPYAFEGFSLRWYGELAGDEEILHGLVNTLIVAAGSAALSTVLGTLLAIGAGRGTRSRLLDVVTLLPAVVPDLLLAIGLLVFYAAVRLTLGLHSVLLAHTVFGAAFVAALVRTRLAHTDPSLEEASRDLGATPLATFVRITLPSLAPGIAAGALLAFTLSVDEFVIAYFTAAPTEPTLPVVVYSMVRFGVTPEINALATLLLGVSFTAVVAAQRLTRTTTPRAPEANG, from the coding sequence ATGACCCCCACCCGGAACCGGCTGTCGACGCGCCTTCCGTTCTGGCTGACGTACGTCTTCCTCTACGCGCCCGTCGTCGTCCTCGTCGCCATGTCGTTCAACGCGGGTGGCTCCCCGTACGCCTTCGAGGGGTTCAGTCTGCGCTGGTACGGCGAGTTGGCGGGCGACGAAGAGATCCTGCACGGGCTCGTCAACACCCTGATCGTCGCGGCCGGGTCCGCGGCGCTGTCCACGGTCCTCGGCACCCTGCTCGCGATCGGCGCGGGCCGGGGCACCCGTTCACGGCTGCTGGACGTGGTGACCCTGCTCCCCGCCGTCGTCCCCGATCTGCTGCTCGCCATCGGCCTGCTCGTCTTCTACGCCGCCGTCCGGCTCACCCTCGGCCTGCACAGCGTGCTGCTCGCCCACACCGTCTTCGGCGCCGCCTTCGTCGCCGCGCTCGTGCGGACGCGGCTGGCGCACACCGATCCCTCGCTGGAGGAGGCGTCCCGGGACCTGGGCGCGACACCGCTGGCGACGTTCGTCCGTATCACCCTGCCGTCCCTCGCCCCGGGCATCGCCGCCGGGGCCCTGCTCGCCTTCACGCTCTCCGTCGACGAGTTCGTCATCGCCTATTTCACGGCCGCTCCGACCGAGCCGACGCTCCCGGTCGTCGTGTACTCGATGGTCCGCTTCGGCGTCACCCCGGAGATCAACGCGCTCGCGACCCTGCTGCTGGGGGTCAGCTTCACCGCCGTCGTCGCCGCGCAGCGGCTCACCCGTACGACCACTCCCCGCGCTCCGGAGGCGAACGGATGA
- a CDS encoding lipase (identified by MetaGeneAnnotator; putative;~sequence version:1): MRFRLPAPNGPYPLGTIALHLADTTRPDPWVPSRPCRELMISIWYPARGGADRPTVPWMPPAAADRYLRLLGLPPGRVRLGGTHGHEGAPVGGPPGPLPVVLYSPGADASRSFGTGVVEDLASHGFLVVTVDHTYDAAAVAFPGGRVETNPLGGISDYAKALAVRTADIRFVLDRLAVLRSGGHPGVCHTPLPTGLRGALDLRRVGMLGHSLGGATTAVTMLTDERIAVGASLDGGAAGPVVDAGLDRPFLVVDTPGKGGMESNPALRAFWSHLRGWRLRLTVRGAAHLSFGDDALILPLLAPLLGMSPSDLEGEVGTIPGHRAQAFQRAYPRAFFDLHLRGRGRLLDGPSPGFPEVDYAR, encoded by the coding sequence GTGCGGTTCCGACTGCCCGCCCCGAACGGACCGTACCCACTGGGTACGATCGCGCTGCACCTGGCCGACACCACGCGGCCGGACCCCTGGGTACCCTCCCGTCCCTGCCGTGAGCTGATGATCAGCATCTGGTACCCCGCCCGCGGCGGCGCGGACCGCCCCACCGTTCCCTGGATGCCTCCGGCGGCGGCCGACCGGTATCTGCGCCTGCTCGGCCTGCCTCCCGGGCGGGTACGGCTGGGAGGCACCCACGGCCACGAGGGCGCTCCCGTCGGCGGCCCACCGGGCCCGCTGCCCGTCGTGCTCTACTCTCCCGGCGCCGACGCGTCACGGTCGTTCGGCACCGGCGTGGTGGAAGACCTCGCCAGTCACGGCTTTCTGGTGGTCACCGTCGACCACACCTACGACGCGGCGGCGGTCGCCTTCCCCGGTGGACGTGTCGAGACGAATCCGCTGGGCGGGATCAGCGACTACGCCAAGGCCCTCGCGGTCCGCACCGCCGACATCCGCTTCGTCCTGGACCGGCTTGCCGTCCTCCGCTCGGGCGGCCACCCCGGCGTCTGCCACACCCCGCTGCCCACAGGCCTGCGCGGGGCGCTCGACCTGCGGCGCGTCGGGATGCTCGGCCACTCCCTGGGCGGCGCCACCACCGCCGTGACGATGCTCACCGACGAGCGGATCGCGGTGGGAGCGAGCCTGGACGGAGGCGCGGCGGGTCCAGTGGTGGACGCCGGGCTCGACCGTCCGTTCCTGGTCGTGGACACCCCGGGCAAGGGCGGTATGGAGAGCAACCCCGCCCTGCGCGCGTTCTGGTCGCATCTGCGCGGCTGGCGTCTGCGTCTGACCGTACGAGGAGCCGCGCACCTGTCGTTCGGCGACGACGCGCTGATCCTGCCGCTGCTCGCTCCTCTTCTGGGCATGTCACCGTCCGATCTGGAGGGCGAGGTCGGGACGATTCCCGGGCACCGGGCGCAGGCGTTCCAACGCGCCTACCCGCGAGCCTTCTTCGACCTCCACCTCCGCGGCCGGGGGCGGCTGCTCGACGGTCCCTCTCCCGGCTTCCCCGAGGTCGACTACGCCCGGTGA
- a CDS encoding two-component system sensor kinase (identified by MetaGeneAnnotator; putative;~sequence version:1) codes for MAGMGDGESRPLVAGRLRDGQWHGVDTVAAVLLALAFGASETRSGGWGAGAVAAVVWLPVAVRRRRPLRVLYTVLAGAVFAIAFTGWEESWVPVAAALYTVAAREPRRRSATALGCSLGAVAAAMAFVPRPVPASEVAGGVVFASSLTALLWLVGTALREQRSYAELAARQAVTDERLRIARELHDVVAHHLTVIAVRAEVARAVASTNPQEAERTLALVGTAGRAALTEMRRMLGVLRSPGDGAESASTPGLADLPALADGAGPRVELSVDPDAPLPPGVELAVYRIVQEALTNVVKHAGSADCRVNLSRTGPEAVEIEVVNDAPSRLPSQLPFRLPSQLLSRRSGGGHGLIGMRERAVMCGGTLSAGPLATGGFRVHARLPCEPGTAR; via the coding sequence GTGGCCGGCATGGGCGACGGGGAGTCACGGCCGCTGGTGGCCGGACGTCTGCGGGACGGACAGTGGCACGGTGTGGACACGGTCGCGGCCGTGCTCCTCGCCCTGGCGTTCGGCGCGAGCGAGACGCGGAGCGGTGGCTGGGGCGCGGGAGCCGTGGCGGCGGTGGTCTGGCTGCCGGTCGCGGTACGGCGCAGACGGCCCCTCCGGGTTCTGTACACGGTCCTGGCCGGGGCGGTCTTCGCCATCGCGTTCACCGGATGGGAGGAGTCCTGGGTCCCCGTCGCGGCCGCCCTGTACACAGTGGCGGCACGGGAACCGCGGCGCCGGTCCGCGACGGCGCTCGGCTGTTCGCTGGGCGCCGTCGCGGCGGCCATGGCTTTCGTACCGCGACCGGTCCCGGCCTCCGAGGTCGCGGGGGGCGTCGTCTTCGCGTCTTCGCTGACGGCCCTGCTCTGGCTGGTGGGCACCGCGCTGAGGGAGCAGCGGTCGTACGCGGAACTCGCCGCCCGGCAGGCCGTGACGGACGAGCGCCTGCGGATCGCCCGGGAGCTCCACGACGTGGTGGCCCATCATCTGACCGTCATCGCGGTGCGGGCCGAGGTGGCCCGTGCGGTGGCCTCCACCAACCCCCAGGAGGCCGAACGGACCCTCGCACTGGTCGGGACAGCGGGCCGGGCGGCGCTCACCGAGATGCGCCGCATGCTCGGCGTTCTACGGTCACCGGGTGACGGAGCCGAGTCCGCGTCCACCCCCGGTCTGGCGGACCTGCCCGCGCTCGCGGACGGCGCGGGCCCGCGCGTGGAGCTGTCCGTCGACCCGGACGCACCGCTCCCCCCGGGTGTGGAACTGGCGGTCTACCGGATCGTTCAGGAAGCCCTCACCAATGTCGTCAAGCACGCGGGATCGGCGGACTGCCGGGTGAACCTGTCCCGGACGGGTCCCGAGGCGGTCGAGATCGAGGTTGTCAACGACGCGCCGTCCCGGCTCCCGTCCCAGCTCCCGTTCCGGCTCCCATCGCAGCTCCTGTCCCGGCGTTCCGGCGGCGGGCACGGACTCATCGGGATGCGGGAGCGGGCGGTCATGTGCGGCGGGACCCTCTCCGCCGGCCCCCTGGCGACGGGCGGCTTCCGGGTGCACGCGCGGCTGCCCTGCGAACCGGGAACGGCACGGTGA
- a CDS encoding magnesium transporter NIPA (identified by MetaGeneAnnotator; putative;~sequence version:1), producing the protein MAAASPAHEDSSVLRFMRSTVPSDESGGLAPGTNPVSAQEGRTGIGRADDSAREMTSSGLTTPGTPLD; encoded by the coding sequence ATGGCGGCGGCCAGTCCGGCGCACGAGGACAGCAGTGTTCTCCGATTCATGCGCTCCACTGTCCCGTCCGACGAGTCCGGCGGCCTCGCCCCGGGGACGAATCCGGTGTCAGCCCAGGAAGGTAGAACGGGCATCGGCCGCGCGGATGACTCAGCCCGGGAGATGACGTCCTCCGGGCTGACCACCCCCGGGACCCCGCTCGACTAG
- a CDS encoding heat shock protein hsp20 (Alpha-crystallin domain (ACD) of alpha-crystallin-type small(s) heat shock proteins (Hsps). sHsps are small stress induced proteins with monomeric masses between 12 -43 kDa, whose common feature is the Alpha-crystallin domain (ACD). sHsps are generally...; cd06464;~Molecular chaperone (small heat shock protein) [Posttranslational modification, protein turnover, chaperones]; COG0071;~PFAM: heat shock protein Hsp20; KEGG: msm:MSMEG_3932 14 kDa antigen;~heat shock protein Hsp20 [Streptomyces flavogriseus ATCC33331];~identified by MetaGeneAnnotator; putative;~putative dimer interface [polypeptide binding]), whose amino-acid sequence MTRHDREHGHPALPDFDDWFARSFPGLPGWRPASAAHSIPVEITRRDGVFVLRAELPGTDPDHDIAITVDDNLLTVTAEHPETEEDKEHSEFRYGSFRRTVRLPAAIPADAVDASYADGILTIRVPLPDENTSTARTVPVRRVNRSDASRTRPEHHGGGGERPGTTTSRRPW is encoded by the coding sequence ATGACCAGACACGACAGAGAGCACGGACATCCGGCTCTCCCTGACTTCGACGACTGGTTCGCCCGGAGCTTTCCGGGACTGCCGGGGTGGCGACCCGCCTCGGCGGCCCACTCCATCCCGGTGGAGATAACCCGCCGTGACGGCGTCTTCGTTCTGCGCGCCGAACTGCCGGGGACGGACCCCGACCACGACATCGCCATCACCGTCGATGACAACCTGCTCACCGTGACCGCCGAGCACCCCGAGACCGAGGAGGACAAAGAGCACTCGGAGTTCCGCTACGGATCCTTCCGCCGGACCGTACGCCTCCCCGCGGCCATCCCCGCCGACGCCGTCGACGCCTCGTACGCGGACGGCATCCTCACCATCCGCGTCCCGCTGCCCGACGAGAACACTTCCACCGCCCGCACCGTCCCCGTGAGACGGGTGAACCGGAGTGACGCGTCACGGACACGCCCTGAACACCACGGAGGGGGAGGCGAACGGCCCGGCACGACTACGTCTCGCCGTCCGTGGTGA
- a CDS encoding hypothetical protein (identified by MetaGeneAnnotator; putative;~sequence version:1): MGNDVVIGVDPREPSVPALDWAADEALRRDTSLRMVTAVPPVHDRLSFDALAHRSGLRMRAASVLANAEDLVRETHGGPRTVTELVDGAPATVLYERAVDAAVVVLGSRRLGRTAEVLSEGSVVVPLTARSPCPVAVIRAPAPEPVHPPLIVVGVDGSRDCRAAIAFAVAEAGLREARLQAVWVWPRPPLSRDDVAEGLAERRRLLAEAVAGWAERRPDVGIEQEVVRGHPVEELARAAGSAVAVVVGRRGRGGYSGMRLGSTVHGLLRHAACPVITVPLPETAETDGTPVGAAPPRLQRDQGTATG, encoded by the coding sequence ATGGGAAACGACGTAGTGATCGGTGTCGATCCTCGGGAGCCGTCCGTGCCGGCCCTGGACTGGGCGGCCGACGAAGCCCTGCGCAGGGACACGTCCTTGCGCATGGTCACTGCTGTGCCGCCGGTCCACGACCGGCTCTCGTTCGACGCGCTCGCTCACCGGAGCGGCCTGCGCATGCGTGCCGCGTCGGTACTCGCCAATGCCGAGGACCTCGTACGGGAGACGCACGGCGGGCCGCGGACCGTGACGGAGCTCGTCGACGGCGCACCCGCGACCGTCCTGTACGAGCGGGCGGTGGATGCCGCAGTCGTCGTGCTGGGATCACGCCGTCTCGGCCGGACCGCCGAAGTCCTCAGCGAGGGTTCCGTGGTCGTCCCGTTGACGGCGCGCTCCCCCTGCCCCGTCGCCGTGATTCGCGCACCGGCGCCCGAGCCCGTGCACCCGCCGCTGATCGTCGTCGGCGTGGACGGAAGCCGCGACTGCCGGGCCGCCATCGCGTTCGCCGTGGCGGAGGCCGGTCTGCGGGAGGCACGGCTCCAGGCTGTCTGGGTGTGGCCGCGCCCGCCGCTGTCCCGCGACGACGTCGCCGAGGGCCTCGCCGAGCGGCGCCGGCTGCTCGCGGAGGCGGTCGCCGGCTGGGCCGAGCGTCGCCCGGATGTCGGCATCGAGCAGGAGGTCGTACGCGGACATCCGGTGGAGGAGCTGGCGCGCGCCGCAGGGAGCGCCGTCGCCGTCGTCGTCGGCCGCAGAGGCCGTGGCGGCTACTCCGGCATGCGACTGGGCTCCACCGTTCACGGACTGCTGCGCCACGCCGCCTGCCCCGTGATCACCGTCCCCCTTCCCGAGACGGCGGAGACGGACGGCACCCCGGTCGGTGCGGCGCCGCCCCGGCTCCAGAGGGATCAGGGGACGGCCACGGGCTGA